One window of the Salvelinus fontinalis isolate EN_2023a chromosome 2, ASM2944872v1, whole genome shotgun sequence genome contains the following:
- the LOC129813750 gene encoding potassium voltage-gated channel subfamily V member 2-like: protein MLKKRRQSLFPNYKVGGTGPTYTDPEEDYNIPFTQNNLVKPWNSMQELSRDIYAEYKDEEDVMAYLTRGLSFPAKNLMLNINVGGTVYQISYRVAAKYPKTRIGRLATYTDHNRKLDLCDDYIVQNNEFFFDRDPDIFHNIFNFYRTGVLWIKDELCPRNFLEEINYWGVRIKNAHRCCRISFEERQDELSEQLKIQRELEAEVEMEENEELFHGMALGQTRRIIWNLMEKPFSSVTAKLMAVASSFFVLMSLVAMTLNTVEEMQYTTTAGQLSGKTYGEYVETFCIAFFTMEYLMRLVSTPDLPRFGKSVLNGVDLIAILPLYLQLVLECFETDNYGKHQDIETVGRVGKLGQVLRIMRLMRIFRVLKLARHSTGLRAFGFTLRQCYQQVGCLLLFIVMGILTFSAMVYTVEHDVHQTNFTSIPQAWWWAAVSISTVGYGDMFPETILGRLFAFTCISFGVILNGMPISILYNKFSDYYTKLKSQEFTSTVKARGKVRFAKRAARKLTKYCP, encoded by the exons ATGCTCAAGAAAAGGAGACAGAGCCTCTTCCCCAACTACAAAGTGGGGGGGACAGGCCCCACATACACGGACCCAGAGGAGGACTACAATATTCCCTTCACCCAGAACAACTTGGTGAAACCATGGAACTCCATGCAAGAACTCAGCCGAGACATCTACGCAGAGTACAAAGATGAGGAAGATGTAATGGCATACCTGACAAGAGGCCTCTCCTTTCCTGCGAAGAACCTCATGCTGAACATCAACGTGGGTGGGACAGTGTATCAGATCTCCTACAGGGTGGCTGCCAAGTATCCCAAGACCAGGATCGGCCGCCTGGCGACATACACAGACCACAACAGGAAACTGGACCTGTGTGACGACTATATTGTCCAGAACAACGAGTTCTTCTTCGACAGAGACCCGGACATCTTCCACAACATTTTCAACTTCTACCGGACGGGTGTCCTCTGGATCAAGGACGAGCTGTGTCCCAGGAACTTCCTGGAGGAGATAAACTACTGGGGCGTGAGGATCAAGAACGCACACCGCTGCTGCCGAATCTCCTTCGAGGAGCGCCAGGACGAGCTCAGTGAGCAGCTGAAGATCCAGCGGGAGCTGGAGgcagaggtggagatggaggagaatgAGGAGTTGTTCCACGGGATGGCGTTGGGCCAGACGCGTCGCATCATCTGGAACCTGATGGAGAAGCCCTTCTCTTCGGTCACCGCCAAGCTCATGGCTGTAGCCTCCAGCTTCTTCGTGCTGATGTCCCTGGTGGCCATGACGCTGAATACGGTGGAGGAGATGCAGTATACCACCACCGCGGGACAGCTGAGTGGGAAGACCTATGGGGAGTATGTGGAAACCTTCTGCATCGCTTTCTTCACCATGGAATACCTGATGCGTCTGGTGTCCACCCCGGACCTGCCGCGCTTCGGGAAAAGCGTCCTGAACGGGGTGGACCTGATCGCTATCTTACCCCTCTACCTGCAGCTGGTGCTGGAGTGCTTCGAGACCGACAACTACGGGAAGCACCAAGACATCGAGACGGTGGGCCGGGTGGGCAAATTAGGCCAGGTTTTGAGAATCATGCGTCTGATGAGGATCTTCCGTGTCTTGAAGCTGGCCCGTCACTCTACGGGGCTGAGGGCATTTGGCTTCACGCTGCGCCAGTGCTACCAGCAAGTGGGCTGCCTCTTACTCTTCATCGTCATGGGAATCCTCACCTTCTCTGCCATGGTGTACACTGTAGAGCATGATGTCCATCAGACCAACTTCACCAGCATCCCTCAGGCATGGTGGTGGGCAGCT GTGAGCATCTCTACTGTGGGCTATGGAGACATGTTTCCAGAGACCATCCTGGGCCGGCTGTTTGCTTTCACCTGCATCTCCTTTGGGGTCATTTTGAACGGCATGCCCATTTCCATCCTGTACAATAAGTTCTCAGACTACTACACCAAGCTGAAGTCTCAGGAGTTCACCTCCACAGTGAAGGCTCGGGGCAAGGTCAGGTTCGCCAAGAGGGCGGCCAGGAAGTTAACCAAATACTGTCCATAG
- the LOC129813805 gene encoding heat shock protein 30-like, whose protein sequence is MLCFRVFQSSLSPSMDFYWPVCSLWPEVQPLLCQQYLLQRNMLEIKSSLELMEKHQQHIFEEMDHVPASVVIQPVPYTLEKEREGFALALETKDFSPEELSVKQVGRKLRVSGKTEKKQDDGEGSYSYRCQEFRQEFDLPDGVNPETVTCSLDYVGKLHIEAPKNPTSAEEVAERVVPINCSLDVKMPQFLS, encoded by the coding sequence ATGCTGTGCTTCCGAGTATTCCAGTCTTCCCTCAGCCCATCGATGGACTTCTACTGGCCTGTGTGCAGTCTTTGGCCAGAGGTCCAACCTCTTCTCTGCCAGCAGTATTTACTGCAGAGAAACATGCTGGAGATCAAGAGCAGTCTGGAGCTGATGGAGAAACATCAGCAGCACATATTTGAGGAGATGGACCATGTCCCAGCCTCTGTGGTCATCCAACCAGTCCCCTACAcgctggagaaagagagagagggttttgCCCTGGCACTGGAGACTAAAGACTTCTCCCCAGAGGAGCTGTCTGTCAAGCAGGTGGGCAGGAAGCTGAGAGTCAGTGGGAAGACCGAGAAGAAGCAGGATGATGGGGAAGGCTCTTACTCTTACAGATGCCAGGAGTTCAGACAGGAATTTGATCTGCCTGATGGGGTGAATCCTGAGACTGTCACCTGCTCCCTGGATTATGTTGGGAAGCTCCACATCGAGGCTCCAAAGAATCCAACATCTGCTGAGGAGGTGGCTGAGAGAGTGGTGCCGATCAACTGTAGCCTGGATGTGAAGATGCCACAATTCCTCAGCTAA
- the LOC129813789 gene encoding heat shock protein beta-11-like, whose amino-acid sequence MLCPSMMQPSLNPMSPMSPFMDFHWPVRSLWPETRPLFFQMEQEIMRNMQEMRHNMEYMQRLHQKIFEDIEGPLSSTDFKPISFQMGKENNRFALTLDTKDFSPEELSVKQVGRKLRVSGKTEKKQDDGKGSYSYRCQEFKQEFDLPEGVNPETVTCSLNDGQLQIQAPKVVAVTEGNERVVPITCLPAITSPGAAAESTAVEAEPKKD is encoded by the coding sequence ATGCTTTGCCCCAGCATGATGCAGCCTTCCCTCAATCCAATGAGCCCAATGAGCCCCTTCATGGACTTCCACTGGCCCGTTCGCAGTCTCTGGCCAGAGACACGGCCTCTCTTCTTCCAGATGGAGCAGGAAATTATGCGAAATATGCAGGAGATGAGGCACAATATGGAATATATGCAACGACTGCACCAAAAGATTTTTGAAGACATTGAAGGCCCATTATCTTCAACTGACTTCAAGCCCATCTCTTTCCAGATGGGAAAAGAAAACAACCGTTTTGCATTGACACTGGACACCAAAGACTTCTCCCCAGAGGAGCTGTCTGTCAAGCAGGTGGGCAGGAAGCTGAGAGTCAGTGGAAAGACAGAGAAGAAGCAGGATGATGGAAAGGGCTCCTACTCTTACAGATGCCAGGAGTTTAAACAGGAGTTTGATCTGCCTGAAGGTGTGAATCCTGAGACAGTCACCTGCTCTTTGAACGATGGACAGCTACAGATCCAGGCTCCAAAAGTGGTTGCTGTGACAGAAGGCAATGAGAGAGTGGTTCCTATCACTTGCTTACCTGCCATAACCTCACCCGGCGCTGCAGCTGAGAGCACTGCTGTAGAGGCAGAGCCCAAGAAGGACTGA